A stretch of Acidimicrobiales bacterium DNA encodes these proteins:
- a CDS encoding metallopeptidase family protein, translated as MAAPVPYRGTVSLPLWRATDRPAVFRGPLARSHPNPDDLRAAVIETLHHEIGHHFGISDQRLGELRRSG; from the coding sequence ATGGCCGCACCCGTACCGTACCGAGGGACGGTCAGCTTGCCGCTATGGCGGGCGACCGATCGGCCGGCCGTGTTCCGCGGACCGCTTGCCCGCTCCCACCCGAATCCGGACGACCTGCGGGCAGCCGTCATCGAAACGCTCCACCACGAGATCGGCCATCACTTCGGCATCTCGGATCAGCGGCTCGGAGAGCTGCGCCGCAGCGGTTGA